The Anopheles coluzzii chromosome 2, AcolN3, whole genome shotgun sequence genome window below encodes:
- the LOC120950007 gene encoding TATA-binding protein-associated factor 172, which yields MTSRLDRLFILLESGSAAVTRKAAAKQIGEVQKLHPHELHNLLSRLLTYLHSNSWDTRIAASQAVQAILENVPQWEPKPLPNLLKMETKEEAAAAADDEEEDKSCDSSSSAHASGSRNGHHHHRLSFDSFDLNAVLFKGARLMGSEGSEFDPLDEGEVVDLREKLARQRALLNEKLGLSSGLNLEELVTLDDVRNNGGGGSGGSNRDHHQTGATGERLVPVQEILKLSRADSVEGLSCREKNRARRKARQQQQAFQNPIAAVIGAGGGGTTTVGGGPAAGNGSNGATAPGTATIGANEPLEPDRKRIKTEKGGEPGTPGGAANSVPAAGTWTGEAVPDLTGAWVDAVDWPLDSFCSKLFLDLFSPRWETRHGSATALRELLKSHADGGGKSVYMTRAEMERQHQLWLEDATLRLLCVLALDRFGDFVSDQVVAPVRETCAQVLGTVLRQLPLAKVHQTVAILLTFVKQKEWEVRHGGLLGIKYMLVVREDLIQTFLPVIINDVLTGLFDAVDDVGAVAASTLIPIATWLPKLLSRAQVSHIVKLLWDLLLDQDELASACNSFMGLLASILSLPSASSWIQMEPMSMLVPRLWPFLSHCSSSVRRSTLQTLKTLTTAIRTEEQEEKQEEEEGRGTNGGSPATPATPTPPSNGKSEPTDSGVAVLTVPDTEESRLGLNFGVKDWPPPLLQEALRHIFQRVLVEHVEDIQALAEDVWNNLVVNAELSALLHASCPYVSSWLCLAMQPVRLAFDPGSLIYAKPNQPGGGPNRERRPRQFDSFDTGGGTAACGGGHLSSSAGALHQKLFLGGAETVPLDVREKNVVRARCKAARMIGLLSRYLVLPAPGVTYTPETESPIDCYTKVLVGYLQSRSALQRLISSLVIAYWCSFDGTIQPGPPVLQERLRACLTEYVYYDEVGILFTRLLQECRDYLATLKQHRVQLAEYEQLKVLTLDQIYQIATAVGGWSADEMRTRYNLKAKVAELLEERRRSLLGSHSATALEQTTLHVSTQSSVSGAVVSLRCLPDRLNPVVKPLMESIKREECELLQRLSAKYLSDLLDQVTVRTPCPNSKIVTNLCTLLKSDAEFTPRVLCPDQELQHFDPANTDDSNPYHGILTLAKQHQRCKESGGGGGGGTSSNSGTSGGGSSSRGPGRPAASSTVAAALDLSASSSSAASSSSAATATTNAALDELLGGPSESEETQRKHARTQRLGATAAITTICAQFGAQLPAKLPILWQLLLDKLQSRVDEPYVERLAQDVIAQDETNDFMTALQLLEVAAPYLHAALHRELFELLPKLCLLLRHPLKGVRHMVGRCLATLAAVDAASVMTMVINEVVPLLSCIESVIKRQGAAEAITCIVNRLQFEIVPYVVLLVVPLLGRMSDPDQSVRLVSTHCFATLIQLMPLDGLGTSGDGGASGRHLSDDLRQRKMKDRRFLEYLFSPKTIPDVELPVKINADLRSYQQSGVNWLWFLNRYKLHGILCDDMGLGKTLQAICILAADHHQRSLDRGCAQLPSIVICPPTLTGHWVYEVEKFLPSRFLRPLHYVGLPGNREQLRQKLGTYNLIVASYDIVRKDIEFFSSVNWNYCILDEGHIIKNGRTKSSKAIKQLVANHRLILSGTPIQNNVLELWSLFDFLMPGFLGTEKQFSTRFSRPILASRDPKSSPKEQEAGALAMEALHRQVLPFLLRRVKEDVLTDLPPKITQDLLCELSPLQERLYEDFSRMHLHSSDIRECLENIDGQMAGPANKKTHVFQALRYLQNVCNHPKLVLSPSHPEYQMIVGEFTRNGSSMDDIEHSAKLPVLKQLLLDCGIGTNEDVSVNQHRALIFCQLKAMLDIVENDLLKKHLPAVSYLRLDGSVPPSTRHHIVTKFNGDPSIDVLLLTTQVGGLGLNLTGADTVIFVEHDWNPMKDLQAMDRAHRIGQKKVVNVYRLITRKSLEEKIMGLQKFKLLTANTVVSDENASMDTMGTDQLLDLFTLADDSGKQQRTGGGGGGATTAVSDRRGSLRSAAAASNAAAQLEANGSNGGAAIKTVLENLPELWDDSQYHEEYDLSQFLEGLKKNRQP from the exons atgactTCGAG ATTAGATCGGCTGTTTATACTGCTCGAGTCGGGCTCGGCCGCGGTGACGCGCAAGGCGGCGGCCAAGCAGATCGGCGAGGTGCAGAAGCTCCACCCGCACGAGCTGCACAACCTGCTCAGCCGGCTGCTCACCTACCTGCACAGCAACAGCTGGGACACGCGCATCGCCGCGTCCCAGGCCGTGCAGGCGATACTGGAAAATGTGCCACAGTGGGAGCCGAAACCGCTGCCCAACCTGCTGAAGATGGAAACCAAAGAggaagcggcggcggcggccgatGACGAGGAAGAGGACAAATCGTGCGACTCGTCCAGCAGCGCGCACGCGAGCGGCAGCCGGAAcggtcaccaccaccaccggttgTCGTTCGATAGTTTCGACCTGAACGCGGTCCTGTTCAAGGGCGCCCGGCTGATGGGCTCGGAAGGGTCCGAGTTTGATCCGCTGGACGAGGGCGAGGTGGTCGATCTGCGGGAAAAGTTGGCCCGCCAGCGAGCGCTGCTGAATGAAAAGCTGGGCCTGAGCAGCGGGCTCAACCTGGAGGAGCTGGTCACTCTGGACGATGTGCGTAACAATgggggtggtggtagtggagGAAGCAACCGAGATCACCACCAGACCGGTGCGACCGGGGAGCGGCTGGTGCCGGTGCAGGAGATACTGAAGCTGAGCCGGGCCGATTCGGTCGAGGGGCTGAGCTGCCGGGAGAAGAATCGCGCCCGCCGGAAGgcccgccagcagcagcaagcgttCCAGAACCCGATCGCTGCGGTAATAGGAGCTGGGGGCGGGGGCACAACGACGGTGGGTGGTGGACCTGCTGCGGGCAACGGTTCGAACGGTGCGACCGCGCCGGGCACGGCGACGATCGGGGCGAACGAGCCGCTCGAACCGGACCGCAAGCGCATCAAGACGGAAAAGGGCGGCGAGCCCGGTACGCCCGGGGGCGCGGCAAACAGCGTGCCGGCGGCCGGCACGTGGACCGGCGAGGCCGTGCCCGATCTGACCGGCGCCTGGGTCGATGCCGTCGACTGGCCGCTCGACTCGTTCTGCTCGAAGCTGTTCCTCGACCTGTTCAGCCCGCGGTGGGAGACGCGCCACGGCTCGGCGACGGCACTGCGCGAGCTGCTGAAGTCGCACGCGGACGGCGGCGGCAAGAGCGTGTACATGACGCGGGCGGAGATGGAGCGGCAGCATCAGCTGTGGCTGGAGGACGCCACGCTCCGGCTGCTGTGCGTGCTCGCCCTCGACCGCTTCGGCGACTTCGTGTCGGACCAGGTGGTGGCGCCGGTGCGCGAAACGTGCGCCCAGGTGCTGGGGACGGTGCTGCGCCAGCTGCCGCTCGCCAAGGTGCACCAAACCGTCGCCATCCTGCTGACGTTCGTGAAGCAGAAGGAGTGGGAGGTGCGGCACGGCGGCCTGCTCGGCATCAAGTACATGCTGGTGGTGCGCGAGGACCTGATCCAAACGTTTCTGCCGGTGATCATCAACGACGTGCTGACGGGGCTGTTCGACGCGGTGGACGATGTCGGGGCGGTCGCCGCCTCCACCCTCATCCCGATCGCGACCTGGCTGCCGAAGCTGCTGAGCCGGGCGCAGGTGTCGCACATCGTGAAGCTGCTGTGGGATCTGCTGCTCGACCAGGACGAGCTGGCGTCCGCCTGCAACAGCTTCATGGGGCTGCTCGCCTCCATCCTGAGCCTGCCGTCCGCCTCGAGCTGGATCCAGATGGAGCCGATGTCCATGCTGGTGCCCCGGCTGTGGCCCTTCCTCAGCCACTGCAGCTCCTCCGTCCGGCGCTCGACGCTGCAGACGCTGAAAACGCTTACCACCGCCATCCGCAccgaggagcaggaggagaaacaggaggaggaggagggacgGGGCACGAATGGTGGTAGTCCGGCGACCCCGGCGACCCCGACCCCGCCCTCGAACGGCAAATCGGAACCGACCGACAGCGGAGTCGCCGTACTGACCGTGCCGGACACGGAAGAGTCCCGGCTCGGGCTGAACTTCGGCGTGAAGGAttggccgccgccgctgctgcaggAAGCTCTGCGGCACATCTTCCAGCGCGTGCTGGTCGAGCATGTGGAGGACATACAGGCGCTCGCGGAAGACGTGTGGAACAATCTGGTGGTGAACGCGGAGCTGTCCGCCCTGCTGCACGCCTCCTGCCCGTACGTGTCCAGCTGGCTGTGTCTCGCGATGCAGCCGGTCCGGCTGGCGTTCGATCCGGGCTCGCTGATCTACGCCAAGCCGAACCAGCCGGGCGGCGGGCCGAACCGCGAGCGCCGACCGCGTCAGTTCGATTCGTTCGACACGGGTGGTGGGACGGCAGCGTGCGGTGGTGGCCATCTCTCGTCCTCCGCCGGTGCGCTGCACCAGAAGCTGTTCCTCGGCGGCGCCGAAACCGTGCCGCTCGACGTGCGGGAGAAGAACGTGGTGCGGGCGCGCTGCAAAGCAGCGCGCATGATTGGGCTGCTGTCGCGGTACCTGGTGCTGCCGGCACCGGGCGTCACCTACACCCCCGAGACGGAGAGCCCGATCGATTGCTACACCAAGGTGCTGGTTGGCTACCTGCAGTCCCGGTCGGCGCTGCAGCGCCTGATCAGCAGCCTGGTCATTGCGTACTGGTGCTCGTTCGACGGCACCATCCAGCCGGGGCCGCCGGTGCTGCAGGAGCGCCTGCGCGCCTGCCTGACCGAGTACGTGTACTACGACGAGGTGGGCATACTGTTCACGCGCCTGCTGCAGGAGTGCCGCGACTATCTGGCCACGCTCAAGCAGCACCGGGTGCAGCTGGCCGAGTACGAGCAGCTGAAGGTGCTGACGCTGGACCAGATCTACCAGATAGCGACCGCCGTGGGCGGCTGGTCGGCCGACGAGATGCGCACCCGGTACAATCTGAAGGCGAAGGTCGCGGAGCTGCTGGAGGAGCGCCGGCGCAGCCTGCTCGGGTCGCATTCGGCCACCGCGCTCGAGCAGACGACGCTGCACGTCAGCACGCAGTCGTCCGTGTCCGGGGCGGTCGTCAGCCTGCGCTGCCTGCCCGACCGGTTGAATCCCGTGGTGAAGCCGCTGATGGAGTCGATCAAGCGCGAGGAGTgcgagctgctgcagcgccTGTCCGCGAAGTATCTGAGCGATCTGCTCGACCAGGTCACCGTCCGCACGCCCTGCCCGAACAGCAAGATCGTGACGAACCTGTGCACGCTGCTGAAAAGCGACGCCGAGTTTACGCCGCGCGTCCTCTGCCCGGACCAGGAGCTGCAGCACTTCGATCCGGCCAACACGGACGACTCGAACCCGTACCACGGCATACTGACGCTGGCGAAGCAGCACCAGCGCTGCAAGGAgagcggcggtggtggtggtggtggtacgtcGTCCAACAGTGGCACGAGTGGTGGCGGAAGCTCGTCTCGCGGACCGGGCAGACCCGCCGCTAGCAGTACCGTAGCGGCCGCGCTGGACCTTTCcgcatcgtcgtcgtcagcgGCGTCCTCTAGCAGCGCCGCCACGGCCACGACGAATGCAGCGCTGGACGAGCTGCTGGGCGGACCGTCGGAAAGCGAGGAAACGCAGCGGAAGCACGCACGGACGCAGCGGCTCGGTGCGACGGCCGCCATCACCACGATCTGTGCCCAGTTCGGGGCGCAGCTGCCCGCAAAGCTGCCCATCCTgtggcagctgctgctggacaagCTGCAGTCGCGCGTCGACGAGCCGTACGTCGAGCGGCTCGCGCAGGACGTGATCGCGCAGGACGAGACGAACGATTTCATGACcgcgctgcagctgctggaggTGGCCGCACCGTACCTGCACGCTGCCCTGCACCGGGAGCTGTTCGAGCTGCTGCCCAAGCTGTGCCTGCTGCTGCGTCACCCGCTCAAGGGCGTCCGGCACATGGTGGGCCGGTGTCTGGCGACGCTGGCCGCGGTCGACGCGGCCAGCGTGATGACGATGGTGATCAACGAGGTCGTGCCGCTGCTGTCCTGCATCGAGAGCGTGATCAAGCGGCAGGGCGCCGCGGAAGCGATCACCTGCATCGTCAACCGGCTGCAGTTCGAGATAGTGCCGTACGTGGTACTGCTGGTCGTGCCGCTGCTCGGGCGCATGAGCGACCCGGACCAGTCGGTGCGGCTCGTGTCGACGCACTGCTTCGCGACGCTCATCCAGCTGATGCCGCTGGACGGCCTCGGGACGTCCGGGGACGGCGGGGCCAGCGGGCGCCACCTGTCCGACGATCTGCGCCAGCGCAAGATGAAGGACCGCCGCTTCCTGGAGTATCTGTTCTCGCCCAAAACGATACCGGACGTTGAGCTGCCGGTCAAGATCAATGCGGATCTGCGCAGCTACCAGCAGTCGGGCGTGAACTGGCTCTGGTTCCTCAACCGCTACAAGCTGCACGGCATCCTGTGCGACGACATGGGGCTCGGGAAGACGCTGCAAGCGATCTGCATACTGGCGGCCGACCATCACCAGCGCAGCCTCGATCGCGGCTGCGCCCAGCTGCCGAGCATCGTCATCTGCCCGCCGACCCTCACCGGCCACTGGGTGTACGAGGTGGAGAAGTTCCTGCCGAGCCGGTTCCTCCGGCCACTGCACTACGTCGGGCTGCCGGGCAACCGGGAGCAGCTGCGCCAGAAGCTCGGCACCTACAACCTGATCGTCGCGTCGTACGACATCGTGCGCAAGGATATCGAGTTCTTCAGCTCGGTCAACTGGAACTACTGCATACTGGACGAGGGTCACATCATCAAGAACGGGCGGACGAAAAGCTCGAAAGCGATCAAGCAGCTGGTGGCCAACCATCGGCTCATTCTCTCCGGCACGCCGATCCAGAACAACGTGCTCGAGCTGTGGTCACTCTTCGACTTCCTGATGCCCGGCTTTCTCGGCACGGAGAAGCAGTTCAGTACGCGGTTCAGCCGCCCGATCCTGGCCAGCCGGGATCCGAAAAGCTCCCCCAAGGAGCAGGAGGCCGGTGCGCTCGCGATGGAAGCGCTGCACCGGCAGGTGCTGCCGTTCCTGTTGCGCCGCGTCAAGGAGGACGTGCTGACCGATCTGCCGCCCAAAATCACGCAGGACCTGCTGTGCGAGCTGAGCCCGCTGCAGGAGCGGCTGTACGAGGACTTTAGTCGGATGCATCTGCACTCGTCCGACATACGGGAGTGCCTGGAGAACATCGACGGGCAGATGGCCGGACCGGCCAACAAGAAGACGCACGTGTTCCAGGCACTCAG ATATCTGCAAAATGTATGCAACCATCCAAAGCTGGTACTGTCGCCGTCCCATCCGGAGTATCAGATGATTGTGGGCGAGTTTACGCGCAACGGCTCGTCCATGGACGACATTGAGCATTCAGCAAAGCTTCCGGTTTTGAA GCAACTACTGCTCGACTGCGGCATCGGCACCAACGAGGATGTGTCGGTGAACCAGCACCGTGCGCTGATCTTTTGCCAGCTGAAGGCGATGCTCGACATCGTCGAAAACGATCTCCTGAAGAAGCATCTGCCGGCCGTATCGTATCTGCGGCTGGATGGCAGTGTACCGCCCAGCACGCGGCACCACATCGTCACCAAGTTCAACGGCGATCCTAGCATCGATGTGCTGCTCCTAACGACACAG GTCGGCGGGCTGGGGTTAAATCTAACCGGGGCCGATACGGTCATCTTCGTCGAGCACGACTGGAACCCGATGAAGGACCTGCAGGCGATGGACCGGGCGCACCGCATCGGCCAGAAGAAGGTCGTGAACGTGTACCGGCTGATAACGCGCAAATCGCTCGAGGAGAAAATCATGGGCCTGCAAAAGTTCAAACTGCTGACCGCCAACACGGTGGTGAGCGACGAGAACGCCTCGATGGACACGATGGGCACGGACCAGCTGCTCGATCTGTTCACGCTGGCGGATGACAGCGGTAAGCAACAGcgtactggtggtggtggtggtggtgctaccACAGCCGTCTCCGATCGGCGCGGCTCGTTACGGTCGGCGGCCGCCGCCAGCAATGCCGCGGCCCAGCTCGAAGCGAACGGTAGCAACGGCGGAGCGGCCATTAAGACCGTGCTCGAGAACCTGCCGGAGCTGTGGGACGACAGCCAGTACCACGAAGAGTACGATCTGTCCCAGTTTCTCGAGGGGCTGAAGAAAAACCGCCAACCGTAA